From Pseudonocardia autotrophica, one genomic window encodes:
- a CDS encoding DeoR/GlpR family DNA-binding transcription regulator, which produces MYAAERQQWLLDRTRDRGRIDVAATAEELAVTPETIRRDLGTLERQGLVRRVHGGAIPADLLSFEPGVTQRDTQAGAEKERIAKAALAELGGASTVLLDAGTTTARLAGALPRDRDITVVTNSLPIASTLAGRPNLALRLLGGRVRGTTLATVDDWATGALADLTVDLAFLGTNGFSAGHGLTTPDPDEGAIKRAMIRAARRSVVLADASKFGTDQFVRFGTLAEIDTLITDTGLDPADAAAVEAAGPKVVRA; this is translated from the coding sequence ATGTACGCAGCGGAGCGTCAGCAGTGGCTGCTCGACCGGACCCGGGACCGGGGCCGGATCGACGTGGCCGCCACCGCCGAGGAGCTCGCTGTCACGCCCGAGACGATCCGCCGCGACCTGGGCACCCTCGAACGTCAGGGCCTGGTCCGCCGGGTGCACGGCGGGGCCATCCCGGCCGACCTGCTGAGCTTCGAGCCCGGGGTCACCCAGCGCGACACGCAGGCCGGCGCCGAGAAGGAACGGATCGCCAAGGCCGCGCTCGCCGAGCTGGGCGGCGCCAGCACGGTCCTGCTCGACGCCGGCACCACCACCGCCCGGCTGGCCGGCGCGCTGCCCCGCGACCGCGACATCACCGTCGTCACCAACTCGCTGCCGATCGCGTCCACCCTGGCGGGGCGGCCGAACCTGGCGCTGCGGCTGCTCGGCGGCCGGGTCCGCGGCACCACCCTGGCCACCGTCGACGACTGGGCCACCGGTGCGCTGGCCGATCTCACCGTCGATCTCGCCTTCCTCGGCACCAACGGCTTCTCCGCCGGGCACGGCCTCACCACCCCGGATCCGGACGAGGGCGCGATCAAGCGGGCGATGATCCGCGCGGCCCGCCGCAGCGTCGTGCTGGCCGACGCGAGCAAGTTCGGCACCGACCAGTTCGTGCGGTTCGGGACCCTCGCCGAGATCGACACCCTGATCACCGACACCGGCCTCGACCCGGCCGACGCCGCCGCGGTCGAGGCCGCCGGACCGAAGGTCGTGCGCGCGTGA
- a CDS encoding putative PEP-binding protein, translated as MPVLSTLNGIPASPGRAGGRVVRVAEPPGEPAAGPAPADPAAEAARIAPAVEVVSQRLTARAATVSGDAREVLEATVTMVGDPALLENAQNLVTGAGRPAARAVWEAAGEFADTLSAMGGYLAERARDIHDVRDRIVAELLGLPAPGVADLDAPGVLVATDLAPADTAGLRPGVALALVTEQGGPTSHTAILARSLGIPAVVGCAGASALTEGAAVTVDGGTGEVRAVATAEEATAFAAAASVTADWDGAGRTADGRPVPLLANVGDGPGAVAAAGAGAEGIGLFRTELAFLAAAEEPTAARQREVYTAVLAAFAGRPVTARTLDAGADKPLPFLSLAGEPNPALGVRGLRIARVPGAGEEVLDRQLAALAAAAAETGAELKVMAPMVATAEEARWFVQRCRAHGIGSAGVMIEVPAAVLTADEIMAEVDFVSVGTNDLAQYLFAADRQSGPVAALNDPWQPALLRLLRQLGEASARTGTPVGVCGEAAADPELAPVLVGLGVAGLSMGSGALAAVGARLGGLTVDQCVARADAACSAADPVAARAAVAEIDG; from the coding sequence ATGCCGGTACTGAGCACGCTGAACGGAATCCCCGCGAGTCCGGGGCGCGCAGGCGGTCGCGTCGTGCGCGTCGCCGAGCCACCGGGTGAGCCGGCCGCCGGGCCGGCGCCCGCGGATCCGGCCGCCGAGGCCGCCCGGATCGCACCCGCCGTCGAGGTGGTGTCGCAGCGGCTGACCGCGCGCGCCGCGACCGTGTCCGGCGACGCGCGGGAGGTGCTGGAGGCGACCGTGACGATGGTCGGCGATCCCGCCCTGCTGGAGAACGCGCAGAACCTGGTCACCGGCGCCGGCCGGCCGGCCGCCCGCGCGGTGTGGGAGGCGGCGGGCGAGTTCGCCGACACGCTCTCCGCGATGGGTGGCTATCTGGCCGAGCGCGCCCGCGACATCCACGACGTGCGGGACCGGATCGTCGCCGAGCTGCTCGGGCTCCCCGCGCCGGGCGTCGCCGACCTCGATGCGCCGGGCGTGCTCGTCGCCACCGATCTCGCCCCGGCCGACACCGCAGGCCTGCGGCCGGGCGTCGCGCTCGCGCTGGTGACCGAGCAGGGCGGGCCGACCAGCCACACCGCGATCCTGGCCCGCTCGCTCGGCATCCCGGCCGTCGTCGGCTGCGCGGGCGCGTCGGCGCTGACCGAGGGGGCCGCGGTCACCGTGGACGGCGGCACCGGCGAGGTCCGTGCGGTCGCCACGGCGGAGGAGGCGACCGCGTTCGCGGCCGCGGCATCGGTCACCGCCGACTGGGACGGCGCCGGTCGCACCGCCGACGGCCGGCCGGTGCCGCTGCTGGCCAACGTCGGTGACGGGCCCGGGGCGGTCGCGGCCGCCGGCGCCGGCGCCGAGGGGATCGGGCTGTTCCGGACCGAGCTGGCGTTCCTCGCCGCGGCCGAGGAGCCCACCGCCGCGCGGCAGCGCGAGGTCTACACCGCGGTGCTGGCGGCGTTCGCCGGGAGACCGGTCACGGCCAGGACGCTGGACGCCGGCGCGGACAAGCCGCTGCCGTTCCTGTCCCTGGCGGGGGAGCCGAACCCGGCGCTGGGCGTGCGCGGGCTGCGGATCGCGCGGGTGCCCGGTGCCGGCGAGGAGGTGCTGGACCGGCAGCTGGCCGCGCTGGCCGCCGCGGCCGCGGAGACCGGCGCCGAGCTGAAGGTGATGGCGCCGATGGTGGCCACCGCCGAGGAGGCGCGCTGGTTCGTGCAGCGCTGCCGGGCGCACGGCATCGGATCGGCCGGGGTGATGATCGAGGTCCCGGCGGCGGTGCTGACCGCCGACGAGATCATGGCGGAGGTCGACTTCGTCTCGGTCGGCACCAACGACCTGGCCCAGTACCTGTTCGCGGCGGACCGCCAGTCCGGCCCGGTCGCGGCGCTGAACGACCCCTGGCAGCCCGCGCTGCTGCGGCTGCTCCGGCAGCTCGGCGAAGCCTCGGCCCGGACCGGGACCCCGGTCGGCGTCTGCGGCGAGGCCGCGGCGGATCCGGAGCTGGCCCCGGTGCTGGTCGGGCTGGGGGTGGCGGGCCTGTCGATGGGCTCGGGAGCGCTGGCGGCGGTCGGGGCCAGGCTGGGCGGGCTGACCGTGGACCAGTGCGTGGCCCGGGCCGACGCGGCCTGTTCCGCGGCCGATCCGGTCGCGGCCCGCGCGGCGGTGGCCGAGATCGACGGGTAG
- a CDS encoding SACE_7040 family transcriptional regulator, translated as MAAPDSTPTRREQILTEAARLFARHGFHGVSIADLGAAVGVSGPALYRHFPGKEALLAEMLIGISDRLLEGGRARVHHDDARDSLIDLVEFHIGFTTREPELIVVQDRDLANLPDDARRTVRRLQRTYVELWVDTLRRVHPGVPPADARTVAHGVFGLLNSTPYAPQAIQGSSRGTDARVAVLRRMALACLDAAPA; from the coding sequence ATGGCCGCCCCGGACAGCACCCCGACGCGGCGCGAGCAGATCCTCACGGAGGCCGCGCGGCTGTTCGCCCGGCACGGCTTCCACGGCGTGAGCATCGCGGACCTCGGTGCGGCCGTCGGAGTCAGTGGACCGGCCCTCTACCGGCACTTCCCCGGTAAGGAGGCGCTGCTCGCCGAGATGCTCATCGGGATCAGCGATCGACTGCTGGAGGGCGGGCGGGCCCGGGTGCACCACGACGACGCCCGGGACTCGCTGATCGACCTGGTCGAGTTCCACATCGGCTTCACCACCCGCGAGCCGGAGCTGATCGTGGTGCAGGACCGGGACCTGGCGAACCTGCCCGACGACGCCCGGCGGACCGTGCGGCGGCTGCAGCGCACCTACGTCGAGCTGTGGGTGGACACCCTGCGCCGGGTGCACCCGGGCGTCCCGCCCGCCGATGCCCGGACCGTCGCGCACGGGGTGTTCGGGCTGCTCAACTCCACCCCCTACGCACCGCAGGCGATCCAGGGGTCGTCCCGCGGTACGGATGCCCGGGTCGCCGTGCTGCGGCGGATGGCGCTGGCCTGCCTGGACGCGGCACCCGCCTGA
- a CDS encoding ArsR/SmtB family transcription factor: MHESIPGFAMPPDGEVRRAADSLRMLADPTRIKILWALLQGESSVACLADLVGAAPTAVSQHLAKLRLAGLVENRREGTYIYYTVEDPTVRSVLERVLRHEPAGS; the protein is encoded by the coding sequence GTGCACGAGTCGATCCCCGGCTTCGCGATGCCGCCCGACGGCGAGGTCCGCCGCGCGGCGGACTCGTTGCGGATGCTGGCCGATCCGACCCGGATCAAGATCCTCTGGGCGCTGCTGCAGGGTGAGTCGTCGGTGGCCTGCCTGGCCGATCTGGTGGGTGCCGCCCCGACCGCGGTGAGCCAGCACCTGGCCAAGCTGCGACTGGCCGGGTTGGTGGAGAACCGGCGCGAGGGGACCTACATCTACTACACGGTCGAGGACCCGACCGTGCGCTCGGTGCTGGAGCGCGTCCTGCGCCACGAACCGGCCGGGAGCTGA
- a CDS encoding sensor histidine kinase translates to MGKLGRLRERTGVRAASALAAAAAVAMVLVVAGLSLVLLLDQTLKSNSRSALEANADQLANRIEANFSATGDAKRNAIDATGKRTDIVQVVTAYSDETNAPDWMVGSNGEQQDVQVIGSSDPLDGQPRIVDWLLAPDEKRYETDVPIEVRVGPDMAGGDQIEVQEVMVVGIGARAQGRPITVYAAQELGPVHQAVETVGWLVLGGVPILVLVTGYFTYLFAGRALRPVEEMRTRVAGMGEKDLAQRVPEPVARDEVGRLARTMNQMLGRIESSQTTQRRFVADASHELRSPLATVSTGLELLGTGMAKDSADRATVDTLRGETARLTGLVEGLLFLARADERGIAPRREEVDLDEIIEAERVRPSADTAVAVRVSTEPVRVVGDRGQLVRIVRNLVDNAKRHASSTVLVSVRAADGVAVIDVDDDGNGVPEADRSRVFERFVRLDEARSRGDGGSGLGLPIVSELVAAHGGTVAALDAPELGGARFRVTVPAVADAAAADPGPADPEAADAGTTDIGATDIGATDAGAVGVGVAGVGAAGAEVAGGEVAGAEPAGAGPVPAGAHPAITEPGPRPARRPGEAPSPGAPGPATAAWWDTPARPSGGGGVPGSHPTARPPHTGPHAPEQVPIRPDTVGSPYDENATRPIPVYRGGPATTATTATATDAADATARVTTGEREQVRAAPRGRPPMPHRPPAPRRAEDQRGGAGLGSDIR, encoded by the coding sequence ATGGGCAAACTGGGCCGGCTGCGCGAGCGCACGGGCGTGCGTGCGGCCTCCGCGCTCGCCGCCGCGGCCGCGGTCGCGATGGTGCTCGTCGTCGCGGGGCTCTCGCTGGTGCTGCTGCTCGACCAGACGCTGAAGAGCAACAGCCGCAGCGCGCTGGAGGCGAACGCCGATCAGCTCGCGAACCGGATCGAGGCGAACTTCTCCGCCACCGGCGATGCGAAGCGCAACGCCATCGACGCTACCGGCAAGCGCACCGACATCGTCCAGGTCGTCACCGCGTACAGCGACGAGACCAACGCCCCGGACTGGATGGTCGGCTCCAACGGCGAGCAGCAGGACGTCCAGGTCATCGGGTCGTCGGACCCGCTGGACGGCCAGCCGAGGATCGTCGACTGGCTGCTGGCGCCGGACGAGAAGCGCTACGAGACCGACGTCCCGATCGAGGTCCGGGTCGGGCCGGACATGGCGGGCGGGGACCAGATCGAGGTCCAGGAGGTGATGGTCGTCGGGATCGGCGCCCGGGCCCAGGGCAGGCCGATCACCGTCTACGCCGCCCAGGAGCTCGGACCCGTGCACCAGGCGGTGGAGACCGTCGGCTGGCTGGTGCTCGGCGGCGTCCCGATCCTGGTGCTGGTCACCGGCTACTTCACCTACCTGTTCGCCGGCCGGGCGCTGCGCCCGGTCGAGGAGATGCGCACCCGGGTGGCCGGGATGGGGGAGAAGGACCTCGCCCAGCGCGTGCCCGAACCGGTCGCCCGGGACGAGGTCGGCCGCCTCGCCCGCACGATGAACCAGATGCTCGGCCGGATCGAGTCGTCGCAGACCACCCAGCGGCGGTTCGTCGCCGACGCCAGCCACGAGCTGCGCAGCCCGCTGGCCACCGTGTCGACCGGACTGGAGCTGCTCGGCACCGGAATGGCGAAGGACTCCGCCGACCGGGCCACGGTCGACACCCTGCGCGGCGAGACGGCCCGGTTGACCGGGTTGGTCGAGGGGCTGCTGTTCCTGGCCCGCGCCGACGAGCGCGGCATCGCGCCGCGCCGCGAGGAGGTGGACCTCGACGAGATCATCGAGGCCGAGCGGGTCCGGCCGTCCGCCGACACCGCCGTCGCCGTGCGGGTGTCGACCGAACCGGTGCGGGTGGTCGGCGACCGCGGTCAGCTGGTGCGGATCGTGCGGAACCTGGTGGACAACGCCAAGCGGCACGCGTCGTCGACGGTGCTGGTGTCGGTGCGGGCGGCCGACGGGGTCGCGGTGATCGATGTCGACGACGACGGCAACGGTGTCCCCGAGGCCGACCGCAGCCGGGTGTTCGAGCGCTTCGTCCGGCTCGACGAGGCCCGTTCGCGCGGTGACGGTGGCTCGGGTCTCGGGCTGCCGATCGTGTCCGAGCTGGTCGCCGCGCACGGCGGTACCGTCGCCGCGCTGGACGCGCCCGAGCTGGGTGGCGCCCGGTTCCGGGTGACGGTCCCGGCTGTCGCCGACGCCGCGGCCGCCGATCCCGGGCCGGCTGATCCCGAGGCCGCCGATGCCGGAACCACGGATATCGGAGCCACGGATATCGGAGCCACGGATGCCGGGGCTGTTGGTGTCGGGGTCGCGGGTGTCGGGGCTGCGGGTGCCGAGGTCGCGGGTGGCGAGGTCGCCGGCGCGGAGCCCGCTGGTGCCGGGCCGGTGCCCGCGGGGGCGCATCCGGCGATCACCGAGCCGGGCCCGCGGCCCGCGCGCCGCCCCGGTGAAGCGCCGTCGCCCGGTGCTCCGGGCCCGGCGACCGCCGCCTGGTGGGACACGCCCGCCCGGCCGTCCGGCGGTGGTGGCGTACCCGGCTCACATCCGACCGCCCGTCCGCCGCACACCGGGCCACACGCTCCGGAGCAGGTGCCGATCCGGCCGGACACCGTCGGCAGTCCCTACGACGAGAACGCCACCCGGCCGATCCCGGTGTACCGGGGCGGTCCGGCCACCACCGCTACCACCGCGACCGCTACCGACGCCGCCGACGCCACCGCCCGTGTCACGACGGGGGAGCGGGAGCAGGTGCGGGCGGCGCCGCGCGGGCGGCCGCCGATGCCGCACCGCCCACCGGCACCGCGCCGGGCCGAGGATCAGCGGGGCGGCGCCGGGCTCGGCTCGGACATCCGGTAG
- the pfkB gene encoding 1-phosphofructokinase, which translates to MFVTVTPNPSLDRSVELEHLHRGGVHRATAVRVDPGGKGVNVARALAAAGHRTVALLPTGSAPGERLAALLEPTEVTTVTVPIAGATRVNITLAEPGGVTTKINEPGPVLTPDETEALAARAQTLCAKASWLVGCGSLPGGVGEDFLARLVRRCRRPGLRIAIDTSGAPLRHTVAAAPDLVKPNHAELAELVGRPLGSLGDVLVAARELRARGIGAVLVSLGAGGALLVDRSGEYHARTPPITVRSTVGAGDSTLAGFLAAGGAGPDALRQAVAHGAAACRLPGSAAPGPSDIRIDDVELAPTPDVTLALTGDAA; encoded by the coding sequence CTGTTCGTCACCGTCACCCCGAACCCGAGCCTGGACCGCAGCGTCGAGCTGGAGCACCTGCACCGGGGCGGCGTGCACCGGGCCACCGCGGTCCGGGTCGACCCGGGAGGCAAGGGCGTGAACGTCGCCCGCGCGCTGGCCGCCGCCGGGCACCGCACCGTCGCACTGCTGCCGACCGGGAGCGCACCCGGCGAGCGGCTGGCCGCGCTGCTGGAGCCGACCGAGGTCACCACCGTGACGGTCCCGATCGCCGGCGCCACCCGGGTCAACATCACCCTGGCCGAGCCGGGCGGCGTCACCACCAAGATCAACGAGCCGGGACCGGTACTGACCCCGGACGAGACCGAGGCGCTGGCCGCCCGGGCGCAGACCCTCTGCGCGAAGGCGAGCTGGCTGGTCGGCTGTGGCTCACTGCCCGGCGGGGTCGGCGAGGACTTCCTCGCCCGGCTCGTCCGGCGCTGCCGCCGGCCGGGCCTGCGGATCGCGATCGACACCTCGGGCGCCCCGCTGCGGCACACGGTGGCCGCCGCACCCGATCTCGTGAAACCCAACCACGCCGAACTGGCCGAGCTCGTCGGGCGCCCGCTGGGCAGCCTCGGCGACGTGCTCGTCGCCGCCCGCGAGCTGCGCGCCCGCGGGATCGGTGCGGTTCTGGTCAGCCTGGGCGCCGGTGGCGCCCTGCTGGTCGACCGGTCCGGCGAGTACCACGCCCGGACCCCTCCGATCACCGTGCGCAGCACGGTGGGCGCCGGCGACTCCACCCTGGCCGGGTTCCTGGCCGCGGGCGGAGCGGGCCCGGACGCCCTCCGGCAGGCCGTCGCCCACGGCGCCGCCGCCTGCCGTCTGCCCGGCTCGGCCGCGCCGGGCCCGTCCGACATCCGCATCGACGACGTCGAACTGGCACCCACGCCGGACGTCACCCTCGCCCTCACCGGAGATGCCGCATGA
- a CDS encoding response regulator transcription factor: protein MRLLLVEDEKPLAELVRRGLAAEGHEVEVAHDGDTGLQYALSGRHDVIVLDIMLPGLSGYRILQHLRDRGVWTPVLMLTAKDGEYDEADAFDLGADDYLTKPFSFVVLLARLRALLRRAGEVAPSVLRVGDLSLDPGTHRVHRGEIEISLTPREFGVLEHLMAHTGQVVTKTDILRSVWDAHYDGEVNVVEVYVGYLRRKIDTPFGTHSIETLRGVGYRMSEPSPAPPR from the coding sequence GTGCGTCTGCTACTGGTCGAGGACGAGAAACCGCTGGCCGAGCTCGTCCGCCGCGGCCTGGCCGCCGAGGGGCACGAGGTCGAGGTCGCGCACGACGGCGACACCGGACTGCAGTACGCGCTGTCCGGTCGGCACGACGTGATCGTCCTGGACATCATGCTCCCGGGCCTGTCCGGCTACCGGATCCTGCAGCACCTGCGGGACCGCGGCGTGTGGACCCCGGTGCTGATGCTCACCGCGAAGGACGGCGAGTACGACGAGGCCGACGCCTTCGATCTCGGTGCCGACGACTACCTGACCAAGCCGTTCTCGTTCGTCGTGCTGCTGGCCCGGCTGCGGGCGCTGCTGCGCCGCGCCGGGGAGGTCGCGCCGAGTGTGCTGCGGGTCGGGGACCTGTCGCTGGATCCCGGCACCCACCGGGTGCACCGGGGCGAGATCGAGATCTCGCTGACCCCGCGTGAGTTCGGCGTGCTGGAGCACCTGATGGCGCACACCGGGCAGGTGGTCACCAAGACCGACATCCTGCGGTCGGTGTGGGACGCGCACTACGACGGCGAGGTCAACGTCGTCGAGGTCTACGTCGGCTACCTGCGCCGCAAGATCGACACTCCGTTCGGGACGCACAGCATCGAGACGCTGCGCGGGGTCGGCTACCGGATGTCCGAGCCGAGCCCGGCGCCGCCCCGCTGA
- a CDS encoding DICT sensory domain-containing protein, which translates to MLGNEGPLAHAVRTASERAYVDGLTAGGEEAWARASGARPEPASKRLLVHLSHSIERAVMSGPRADPTVVVALFQRLEFFDRERAVYARMAEAGVRVVVGFVDGDRHDVPDGVHAVVLDPTEPLADEWTVVAAGPEAGAFLVATDQHRRDPQESGEQAGRVFLGRWGYSQAQTGSELARLRFALGDRLDPDLRRTIDHLLARSMPSGGTPASSSGTTGEAWATTSLNHMIDRLLSARAGTRELRAQLADAQQAAAARAAAELDPSSGLPTAEVLGRWTGPADPEALPVGIALFDLPELAGDRVRGDARAAYFAAHQVAAALTQPLGPVDTAVRLSEREFALVVPGASDRHLAGMCDRIGDQLQLASQGYPGVGLQGRLAMIVTRVRPLPIDDLRAALGHLPEQPYGYRPVDAGETPAGERIVVAATGSPGADPVAPPPQAHAPAPQRAPADPADPAEATPARRPRPYLDAGSGGQGASRPAGENDPHDAAQEALRRLVSGDGGADNRYDVFADLSEPGWPPAGGGHGQRRP; encoded by the coding sequence ATGCTCGGCAACGAGGGGCCGCTTGCCCATGCCGTCCGGACCGCTTCCGAGCGGGCCTATGTGGACGGTTTGACCGCGGGTGGGGAGGAGGCGTGGGCCCGGGCGTCGGGCGCGCGGCCCGAGCCGGCGTCGAAGCGTCTGCTCGTGCATCTGTCGCACTCGATCGAGCGGGCGGTGATGTCCGGGCCACGGGCCGATCCGACGGTGGTCGTCGCGCTGTTCCAGCGACTGGAGTTCTTCGATCGCGAGCGTGCGGTGTACGCGCGGATGGCGGAGGCGGGAGTCCGGGTCGTCGTCGGTTTCGTCGACGGTGACCGGCACGACGTCCCGGACGGTGTACACGCCGTCGTCCTCGATCCGACCGAGCCGCTCGCCGACGAGTGGACGGTCGTCGCGGCCGGCCCCGAGGCGGGTGCTTTCCTGGTCGCGACCGACCAGCACCGGCGGGACCCGCAGGAGAGCGGGGAGCAGGCAGGCCGGGTGTTCCTCGGCCGCTGGGGCTACTCGCAGGCACAGACCGGATCGGAGCTGGCCCGGCTGCGGTTCGCGCTCGGTGACCGGCTCGATCCCGACCTGCGCCGTACGATCGATCACCTGCTGGCCCGCTCGATGCCGTCGGGCGGAACCCCGGCGTCGTCGTCGGGTACCACCGGCGAGGCGTGGGCGACGACCTCGCTCAACCACATGATCGACCGGTTGTTGTCGGCCAGGGCCGGTACCCGGGAGCTCCGCGCCCAGCTCGCCGACGCCCAGCAGGCCGCGGCCGCCCGGGCCGCGGCCGAACTCGACCCGTCGAGTGGGCTGCCCACCGCCGAGGTGCTCGGCCGCTGGACGGGACCGGCCGATCCGGAGGCGCTCCCGGTCGGCATCGCGCTGTTCGATCTGCCCGAGCTGGCCGGTGACCGGGTGCGCGGCGACGCCCGGGCCGCCTACTTCGCCGCCCACCAGGTCGCGGCCGCGCTGACCCAGCCGCTGGGCCCGGTGGACACCGCGGTCCGGCTCTCCGAGCGGGAGTTCGCGCTGGTCGTGCCGGGCGCGTCCGATCGGCACCTGGCCGGGATGTGCGACCGGATCGGTGATCAGCTGCAGCTGGCGTCGCAGGGCTATCCCGGTGTCGGGCTGCAGGGCAGGCTCGCCATGATCGTCACGCGCGTACGGCCACTGCCGATCGACGATCTGCGGGCCGCGCTCGGGCACCTGCCCGAGCAGCCGTACGGGTACCGGCCGGTCGACGCCGGCGAGACCCCGGCCGGTGAGCGGATCGTGGTCGCGGCGACCGGCTCCCCGGGGGCCGATCCGGTGGCGCCGCCCCCGCAGGCGCACGCACCCGCCCCGCAGCGGGCCCCCGCCGATCCGGCGGACCCGGCCGAGGCGACACCGGCCCGGCGGCCGCGCCCCTACCTCGACGCCGGATCCGGGGGGCAGGGTGCGTCCCGCCCGGCCGGTGAGAACGATCCGCACGACGCCGCGCAGGAGGCGCTGCGCAGGCTGGTCAGCGGCGACGGCGGCGCCGACAACCGGTACGACGTGTTCGCCGATCTGTCCGAGCCCGGGTGGCCGCCCGCCGGCGGGGGGCACGGACAGCGCCGGCCGTGA
- a CDS encoding heavy metal translocating P-type ATPase codes for MRTALTLPEVRWAGSALVAFLLATGLDLAGGPGHLVTAAYLACYALGGWGPAVEGIRALAARRLDVDLLMVVAAVAAASIGHWFDGGLLIVIFATSGALESVMTARTRAGIAALLDLAPETATLVGPDGGERQIPAAELVVGATVLVRPGERIPGDGRVLDGLSEVDTAGLTGEPVPVRTIPGDEVLAGTVNGTGVLRIRVLRDAADTVVAGVAAQVQRAAETKADRQLFIERVEQRYSVLVVAATVLLLSVPLLLGAGFEETLLRAIVFMIVASPCAIVLATMPPLLAAIAVAGRRGTLVKDVTVLEALAEVDAVVLDKTGTLTAGRPRVVRVTPLGGRPADDVLALAAAAEAGSEHVLGRAVRRYALDRGLELPEASGFAAVPGEGVRAVVGGTEIAVGRPELAGRPHPVLDDVVRELQRDGRTAVVVLADDQPAGVIGLSDEPRPGAGEALEALRRTVGEPEVLTGDAPTPARVLAGRLGLSRLRAGLLPADKVAVLRERQASGRRVLAVGDGINDAPLLAGADVGLVVGGPAGSGGGSDDEALGAGALSLQAADGVLTRDPLGSLAPLVELARRARRIARANLAFAATVIVVLVAWDLIGTLPLVVGVAGHELSTVLVCLNGLRLLLRRVPRPGRPAPSAAARRPGHPYRGTTPGSPAVRRGWS; via the coding sequence ATGCGAACCGCGCTCACGCTCCCGGAGGTCCGCTGGGCCGGGTCCGCTCTCGTCGCCTTCCTGCTCGCCACCGGCCTCGATCTCGCGGGCGGCCCCGGTCACCTGGTGACCGCGGCCTACCTGGCCTGTTACGCACTCGGCGGATGGGGGCCGGCCGTCGAGGGGATCCGGGCGTTGGCCGCCCGCCGGCTCGACGTCGACCTGCTGATGGTCGTCGCGGCGGTCGCCGCCGCCTCGATCGGGCACTGGTTCGACGGCGGGCTGCTGATCGTCATCTTCGCGACCTCCGGCGCCCTGGAGTCGGTGATGACCGCCCGCACCCGGGCCGGCATCGCGGCACTGCTCGATCTCGCGCCGGAGACGGCCACCCTGGTCGGGCCGGACGGCGGCGAACGGCAGATCCCGGCGGCCGAGCTGGTCGTGGGCGCGACCGTGCTGGTCCGGCCCGGTGAGCGGATCCCGGGTGACGGCCGGGTGCTCGACGGCCTCTCCGAGGTCGACACCGCCGGCCTGACCGGCGAACCGGTGCCGGTCCGCACGATCCCGGGTGACGAGGTGCTCGCCGGGACCGTCAACGGGACCGGGGTACTCCGGATCCGAGTGCTGCGCGACGCCGCGGACACCGTGGTCGCCGGGGTGGCGGCGCAGGTGCAGCGGGCAGCGGAGACGAAGGCCGACCGGCAGCTGTTCATCGAACGCGTGGAGCAGCGCTACTCGGTGCTCGTCGTCGCGGCGACCGTGCTGCTGCTGTCGGTGCCGCTGCTGCTCGGCGCCGGGTTCGAGGAGACCCTGCTGCGGGCGATCGTGTTCATGATCGTCGCCTCGCCGTGCGCGATCGTGCTCGCGACGATGCCGCCGCTGCTCGCCGCGATCGCGGTGGCCGGGCGCCGCGGGACGCTGGTCAAGGACGTCACGGTGCTCGAGGCCCTCGCCGAGGTCGACGCGGTGGTGCTGGACAAGACCGGCACGCTCACCGCGGGCCGTCCGCGGGTGGTGCGGGTGACCCCGCTCGGCGGGCGCCCGGCCGACGACGTGCTGGCGCTCGCCGCCGCCGCGGAGGCGGGCAGCGAGCACGTGCTGGGTCGCGCGGTGCGCCGGTACGCGCTGGATCGCGGGCTGGAACTGCCCGAGGCGTCCGGCTTCGCGGCGGTCCCCGGTGAAGGGGTGCGCGCCGTGGTCGGCGGTACCGAGATCGCCGTCGGGCGGCCCGAGCTCGCCGGCCGGCCGCATCCGGTCCTCGACGATGTCGTCCGCGAGCTGCAGCGGGACGGCCGGACCGCGGTCGTGGTGCTCGCCGACGACCAGCCGGCCGGTGTGATCGGGCTGTCCGACGAGCCCCGGCCCGGTGCCGGGGAGGCCCTGGAGGCGCTGCGCCGGACCGTCGGCGAACCGGAGGTGCTGACCGGCGACGCCCCCACCCCGGCCCGGGTGCTCGCCGGCCGGCTCGGCCTGTCCCGGTTGCGGGCCGGGCTGCTCCCGGCGGACAAGGTCGCGGTGCTCCGGGAGCGGCAGGCGTCCGGCCGCCGGGTGCTGGCCGTCGGCGACGGCATCAACGACGCCCCGCTGCTGGCCGGCGCCGACGTCGGGCTGGTGGTGGGTGGCCCGGCCGGTTCCGGTGGCGGTTCCGATGACGAGGCGCTGGGCGCCGGGGCGCTGTCGCTGCAGGCCGCCGACGGCGTCCTCACCCGGGATCCGCTCGGTTCACTGGCCCCACTGGTCGAGCTGGCCCGGCGGGCCCGGCGGATCGCCAGGGCGAACCTGGCGTTCGCCGCAACGGTGATCGTGGTCCTGGTGGCGTGGGACCTGATCGGGACCCTGCCGCTGGTCGTCGGCGTCGCCGGGCACGAGCTGTCCACCGTGCTGGTCTGCCTGAACGGCCTGCGGCTGCTGCTCAGGCGGGTGCCGCGTCCAGGCAGGCCAGCGCCATCCGCCGCAGCACGGCGACCCGGGCATCCGTACCGCGGGACGACCCCTGGATCGCCTGCGGTGCGTAGGGGGTGGAGTTGA